A genomic window from Trueperaceae bacterium includes:
- a CDS encoding DMT family transporter produces MSFRIAVVALVAVTLVWGTTFVVVKGALDVLPVPLLLALRFSLAALLFVGAPFRRDAVRPALVLGLLAFAGFATQTIGLSLTTASKAAFITGLSVVLTPMVAAAGMRARVPGRAWAAALLAVAGLGLMTLRGGAATPPNAGDVWLLGTALAYALYIVYLGRVADTAPALSLAGMQHLPMAALAWAWAWPHLGTLAVVPWEAYAAVVYLAALATAGVAIVQTVAQRVVPAHLAALIFVLEPVFAAGFAYLLLGERLGPAGLAGAGLVLTAMLVAELRPKRRVPATRPAGAPPGDA; encoded by the coding sequence ATGTCGTTCCGCATCGCCGTCGTCGCGCTCGTCGCCGTGACCCTCGTTTGGGGGACCACGTTCGTCGTGGTGAAGGGGGCGCTCGACGTGCTCCCCGTCCCGCTGTTGTTGGCGCTTCGCTTCTCCCTTGCCGCGTTGCTCTTCGTCGGCGCGCCGTTCCGCCGCGACGCCGTCCGCCCCGCCCTCGTCCTCGGCCTGTTGGCGTTCGCCGGATTCGCGACGCAAACGATCGGTCTGTCCCTAACGACCGCCTCGAAGGCCGCCTTCATCACCGGGTTGTCGGTCGTCCTGACGCCCATGGTCGCGGCCGCCGGGATGCGCGCCCGCGTCCCCGGGCGCGCGTGGGCCGCCGCCCTCCTCGCGGTCGCCGGGTTGGGCCTCATGACGTTGCGCGGTGGGGCGGCGACGCCGCCCAACGCCGGGGACGTCTGGCTCCTGGGGACCGCCCTCGCGTACGCGCTCTACATCGTGTACCTCGGGCGGGTCGCCGACACCGCCCCCGCCCTCTCGCTCGCCGGGATGCAGCACCTCCCCATGGCGGCCCTCGCCTGGGCGTGGGCGTGGCCGCACCTCGGGACGCTCGCCGTCGTGCCGTGGGAGGCGTACGCCGCGGTCGTCTACCTCGCGGCGCTCGCCACGGCCGGCGTCGCGATCGTCCAGACGGTCGCCCAGCGGGTCGTCCCCGCCCACCTGGCGGCGTTGATCTTCGTCCTCGAGCCGGTCTTCGCCGCCGGGTTCGCGTACCTGCTGCTCGGCGAGCGGCTGGGGCCGGCCGGCCTGGCCGGCGCGGGGCTGGTGCTCACGGCGATGCTCGTCGCGGAACTCCGCCCCAAGCGGCGCGTGCCCGCCACCCGCCCGGCCGGCGCGCCGCCCGGCGACGCCTGA
- a CDS encoding Rieske 2Fe-2S domain-containing protein: protein MADVAQHDVGAADAFAENSITAVTVEDRELVIVRQDGRFYAMPDRCTHAKKPLHDGELEPGAITCIHHGATFDLETGAATMPALKKLQLFDATIRDGRVVVTIQTA from the coding sequence GTGGCGGACGTCGCGCAGCACGACGTCGGTGCGGCCGACGCCTTCGCCGAGAACAGCATCACCGCCGTCACGGTCGAGGATCGCGAGCTGGTGATCGTCAGGCAGGACGGGCGCTTCTACGCGATGCCCGACCGCTGTACCCACGCCAAGAAGCCGCTCCACGACGGTGAACTCGAGCCCGGTGCGATCACCTGCATCCACCACGGCGCGACGTTCGACCTCGAGACCGGCGCGGCGACCATGCCGGCGCTGAAGAAACTGCAGTTGTTCGACGCGACGATTCGCGACGGTCGCGTCGTCGTGACGATCCAGACGGCGTGA
- the trkA gene encoding Trk system potassium transporter TrkA, whose protein sequence is MRLVVVGGNELGVQVASALHREHDLTILDQDEGRATAFESFDVRFQRGNGADPDDLTEAGVAEADAFLACTRSDDLNVLACLAAKGLGAGRTLAVVSRQRYLDAFRREGAMTRVGMSIDRVLWPQRLLAKQIADIVRTPRAVDSTSFADDRIHLREYRLEGTDPFLGVPLADADVPRGALLAGVVRDDTFFVPSGTTVLREDDKAVFLGTRDSVRAVEARFAPRRTAQRVTVIGGGNVGFMVAQRLQGPQTRVTVIETDPARAEKLATLLPDTLVLQGDGTDLELMEQERLDDSDVVVAVTDDDGKNLLASLLAKQVGIPKVVTRVGRTRNRRLFERVGIDAPLTTRAAALQEVLNWLRLDEVDHLASIEDRAEIMEVTYPDRARVGRIRDLGAPRDGLIGAILHREKVVIPSGDTTLQHGDRLFIVTTPDNVGEVAAWLERHCADGS, encoded by the coding sequence ATGCGCCTCGTGGTGGTCGGTGGCAACGAACTCGGCGTGCAGGTCGCTTCGGCGTTGCACCGGGAGCACGACCTCACGATCCTCGATCAGGACGAGGGGCGCGCGACGGCGTTCGAGAGTTTCGACGTGCGCTTCCAGCGCGGCAACGGCGCCGACCCCGACGACCTCACCGAAGCGGGCGTGGCGGAGGCGGACGCGTTCCTGGCGTGCACCCGAAGCGACGACCTGAACGTGCTGGCGTGCCTCGCGGCGAAGGGCCTGGGGGCGGGCCGGACGTTGGCGGTCGTCTCCCGCCAGCGGTACCTCGACGCCTTCCGGCGGGAGGGGGCGATGACGCGGGTGGGGATGTCGATCGATCGGGTGTTGTGGCCGCAGCGGCTGTTGGCGAAGCAGATCGCCGACATCGTGCGCACCCCCCGCGCGGTGGACAGCACCAGCTTCGCCGACGACCGCATCCACCTGCGCGAGTACCGCCTCGAGGGAACCGATCCGTTCCTCGGGGTGCCGCTCGCCGACGCCGACGTGCCGCGCGGCGCGTTGCTGGCGGGCGTCGTCCGCGACGACACCTTCTTCGTGCCGTCGGGCACCACCGTGCTGCGCGAGGACGACAAGGCGGTGTTCCTGGGGACGCGCGACAGCGTCCGCGCGGTGGAGGCGCGCTTCGCGCCCCGCCGGACGGCGCAGCGCGTGACGGTGATCGGTGGGGGGAACGTCGGCTTCATGGTCGCGCAACGCCTGCAGGGCCCCCAGACGCGCGTGACGGTGATCGAGACCGACCCCGCGCGGGCGGAGAAGCTCGCGACGTTGTTGCCCGACACGCTGGTGCTGCAGGGGGACGGCACCGACCTCGAGTTGATGGAGCAGGAGCGCCTCGACGACTCCGACGTCGTCGTGGCGGTCACCGACGACGACGGAAAGAACCTGCTGGCGAGCCTGCTCGCCAAGCAGGTCGGCATCCCCAAGGTCGTCACCCGCGTCGGGCGGACCCGCAACCGCCGCCTGTTCGAACGCGTCGGCATCGACGCGCCCCTCACGACGCGGGCGGCGGCGCTGCAGGAGGTCCTCAACTGGCTTCGGCTCGACGAGGTCGACCACCTCGCCAGCATCGAGGACCGCGCGGAGATCATGGAGGTCACCTACCCCGATCGGGCGCGGGTGGGCCGCATCCGCGACCTGGGCGCCCCGCGCGACGGGTTGATCGGCGCGATCCTGCACCGCGAAAAGGTCGTCATCCCGAGCGGCGACACGACGCTGCAGCACGGCGACCGGTTGTTCATCGTGACGACGCCCGACAACGTCGGCGAGGTCGCCGCCTGGCTCGAGCGGCACTGCGCCGACGGATCGTGA
- a CDS encoding TrkH family potassium uptake protein, producing MRAPGAPRRGRFVPRVLGIALAAEAVALAAFGVAAAFTRDPVSGFAVGAALAAGLAGPLLAWGRAAEEPSRREALASVLLLWLALPGLGVAPYLASGAMGPIDALFESMSGFTSTGATALGDFGAFGPVTFLWRAFTQWVGGIGIIVLFIAVFPQLAIAGRQLFFTEVPGPTEDRFTPRLRQTASAVLRVYVGATVLGAVAYLWAGMGPFDAVAHALTTLAAGGFSPEPRSFEGFGPAVQWVAIALMAVAGVNFALQVRVWSGRPGLLPRDPEFRTYLAVAVAGAAALAVLTAAAYGPDALRHGAFQSLSILTTTGYASVDFGAWEPRAQTILLLLAFVGGSAGSAAGGMKVVRWIIIARNTTREVRRVVHPRAVLPVRIGRRTVPEEVLRSVAAFVTLYVGLFATGTTLLALLGADFVTAFSASIGALGNVGPGLGAVGPMEHYGVLPGPAKVVLTFLMYAGRLEVVAVFVVFTREAWRVPRRWRTPARGGGPGRPPTAR from the coding sequence GTGAGGGCGCCCGGCGCCCCGCGGCGGGGCCGCTTCGTGCCGCGCGTCCTCGGGATCGCGCTCGCGGCGGAGGCGGTCGCCCTGGCGGCGTTCGGGGTCGCGGCGGCGTTCACACGCGACCCCGTGTCGGGGTTCGCGGTGGGCGCCGCCCTCGCCGCCGGCCTCGCCGGGCCGCTGTTGGCGTGGGGCCGCGCCGCGGAGGAGCCGTCGCGCCGCGAGGCGCTGGCGTCGGTCCTGCTCCTGTGGTTGGCGTTGCCCGGGCTGGGCGTGGCGCCGTACCTGGCGTCGGGGGCGATGGGCCCGATCGATGCGCTGTTCGAGTCGATGAGCGGCTTCACGTCGACGGGCGCGACGGCCCTCGGGGACTTCGGGGCGTTCGGGCCGGTGACGTTCCTGTGGCGGGCCTTCACGCAGTGGGTGGGCGGCATCGGCATCATCGTGTTGTTCATCGCCGTGTTCCCGCAACTCGCGATCGCGGGACGGCAACTGTTCTTCACCGAGGTCCCCGGCCCGACCGAGGACCGCTTCACGCCCCGCCTGCGGCAGACGGCGTCGGCGGTGTTGCGCGTGTACGTCGGCGCGACGGTCCTCGGGGCCGTCGCCTACCTGTGGGCCGGCATGGGGCCGTTCGACGCGGTCGCGCACGCCCTGACGACCCTCGCGGCGGGCGGGTTCAGTCCCGAACCGCGGTCGTTCGAGGGGTTCGGGCCGGCGGTGCAGTGGGTTGCGATCGCCTTGATGGCGGTCGCGGGGGTGAACTTCGCGCTGCAGGTCCGGGTCTGGTCCGGTCGGCCGGGGCTGCTGCCCCGCGACCCGGAGTTCCGGACGTACCTCGCCGTCGCCGTCGCGGGGGCGGCGGCGCTGGCGGTCCTGACCGCCGCGGCGTACGGGCCCGACGCGCTGCGGCACGGGGCGTTCCAGAGCCTGTCGATCCTGACGACGACGGGGTACGCCAGCGTCGACTTCGGGGCGTGGGAACCGCGCGCGCAGACGATCCTGTTGCTGTTGGCGTTCGTCGGGGGCAGCGCCGGGAGCGCCGCGGGCGGCATGAAGGTGGTGCGCTGGATCATCATCGCGCGCAACACCACGCGGGAGGTGCGCCGCGTGGTGCACCCCCGCGCGGTGTTGCCCGTGCGGATCGGACGTCGCACCGTTCCGGAGGAGGTCCTGCGTTCGGTCGCGGCGTTCGTGACGCTGTACGTCGGCCTGTTCGCGACCGGAACGACCCTCCTGGCGCTCCTGGGGGCCGACTTCGTGACGGCGTTCAGCGCGTCGATCGGGGCGCTCGGAAACGTCGGGCCGGGCCTCGGGGCGGTCGGGCCGATGGAGCACTACGGCGTCCTCCCGGGGCCGGCGAAGGTCGTGCTGACGTTCCTGATGTACGCCGGCCGGCTGGAGGTGGTCGCGGTATTCGTCGTGTTCACGCGCGAGGCGTGGCGCGTGCCCCGGCGGTGGCGCACCCCGGCGCGCGGCGGCGGACCGGGGCGCCCGCCGACCGCGCGCTGA
- the ispF gene encoding 2-C-methyl-D-erythritol 2,4-cyclodiphosphate synthase → MSDSRIGFGEDAHRLESGRPLVLGGLEIPESPVGAAAHSDGDVLLHALCDALLSGYGLGDIGQYFPPSNPNYAGLASQVILQTVQERMHDVAGDVEIVNVAGVVTLDRPKLGPHRLAIQRTVAEMLAIEPSRVGLGFKTSEGLAPRHVQARVSVLMRSVADGD, encoded by the coding sequence ATGAGCGACTCACGCATCGGTTTCGGCGAGGACGCGCACCGGCTGGAGAGCGGCCGGCCGCTCGTCCTCGGGGGGCTCGAGATCCCGGAGAGCCCCGTCGGGGCGGCGGCGCACAGCGACGGGGACGTGCTGCTTCACGCCCTGTGCGACGCCCTGTTGTCGGGCTACGGCCTCGGGGACATCGGGCAGTACTTCCCGCCCAGCAACCCCAACTACGCCGGGCTTGCGAGCCAGGTGATCCTGCAGACGGTGCAGGAGCGGATGCACGACGTGGCGGGGGACGTCGAGATCGTGAACGTCGCGGGCGTCGTGACGCTCGACCGCCCGAAGTTGGGGCCGCACCGCCTCGCCATCCAACGCACCGTCGCGGAGATGCTGGCGATCGAGCCCAGCCGCGTGGGGCTCGGCTTCAAGACGAGCGAGGGGTTGGCGCCCCGCCACGTCCAGGCGCGCGTGAGCGTGCTGATGCGGTCCGTGGCGGACGGAGACTGA
- the acs gene encoding acetate--CoA ligase, with product MSERITSVLNEERRFPPPERFREDARIGTWAEYQERYRRSLEEPDAFWGEVASELHWFEPWTEVRRWNEPFVEWFVGGTTNLSYNALDRHVEAGLGNKVAYFFEGEPGDRRVLTYRDMLRETSRFANVLKAQGVEKGDRVAIYLPMIPEAVMAMLACARIGATHSVVFGGFSAQALADRIQDADAKVVVTADGGFRRGSVLPLKPAVDDAIARVGGVERVITVRRAENDVAMEPGRDVWYHEAARHASDVCPAEPLDAEHPSFILYTSGSTGTPKGVLHTTGGYQTYTYLTARTVFDLQDNDVFWCTADVGWITGHSYVAYGPMLNGATQVMYEGAPTHPTPDRMWAMVERYGVNVFYTAPTAIRAFMKLGDEHPAKHDLSSLRLLGTVGEPINPEAWMWFRRVIGGDRCPIVDTWWQTETGGIMLTTLPGVHDAKPGAAGVPFFGVEPAIVDVEGREVPDDEGGYLVLKRPWPSMLRTVYGDDDRYRNQYWSEIPHVYFAGDGARKDRDGYHWIMGRVDDVVNVSGHRLGTMEVESALVAHEAVAEAAVVGRPDEVKGQGIVAFVTLEGTRQGDDALRDALRAHVGRQIGGIAKPDAIHFADALPKTRSGKIMRRLLRSVASGEDVAGDVSTLEDRTVVDKLLQGS from the coding sequence ATGTCGGAACGCATCACGTCGGTCCTGAACGAAGAGCGCCGCTTCCCGCCGCCCGAACGCTTCCGCGAGGACGCCCGGATCGGGACGTGGGCGGAGTACCAGGAGCGCTACCGCCGCTCGCTCGAGGAGCCCGACGCCTTCTGGGGCGAGGTGGCGTCGGAGCTGCACTGGTTCGAGCCGTGGACGGAGGTGCGTCGCTGGAACGAACCGTTCGTCGAGTGGTTCGTGGGCGGCACGACGAACCTGTCGTACAACGCCCTCGACCGGCACGTCGAGGCCGGCCTCGGGAACAAGGTGGCCTACTTCTTCGAGGGCGAACCGGGCGACCGTCGGGTGTTGACGTACCGCGACATGCTGCGCGAGACGTCGCGCTTCGCGAACGTCCTCAAGGCGCAGGGCGTCGAGAAGGGCGACCGGGTGGCGATCTACCTGCCGATGATCCCCGAGGCGGTCATGGCGATGCTGGCCTGCGCGCGCATCGGCGCGACGCACTCGGTCGTGTTCGGGGGGTTCAGCGCGCAGGCGCTCGCCGACCGCATCCAGGACGCCGACGCGAAGGTGGTCGTCACCGCCGACGGCGGCTTCCGGCGCGGGAGCGTCCTGCCGCTCAAGCCGGCGGTGGACGACGCGATCGCTCGGGTGGGGGGCGTCGAGCGGGTCATCACGGTGCGCCGCGCGGAGAACGACGTCGCGATGGAGCCGGGGCGCGACGTCTGGTACCACGAGGCGGCCCGGCACGCCTCCGACGTGTGTCCCGCGGAGCCGCTCGATGCGGAGCACCCGAGCTTCATCCTCTACACGAGCGGTAGCACCGGGACGCCCAAGGGCGTACTGCACACGACGGGCGGCTACCAGACGTACACGTACCTGACCGCCCGCACGGTGTTCGACCTGCAGGACAACGACGTCTTCTGGTGCACCGCCGACGTGGGGTGGATCACCGGGCACAGCTACGTCGCGTACGGGCCGATGCTGAACGGCGCGACGCAGGTGATGTACGAGGGCGCCCCGACCCACCCGACGCCGGACCGCATGTGGGCGATGGTGGAGCGCTACGGCGTGAACGTCTTCTACACCGCTCCGACCGCCATTCGGGCCTTCATGAAGCTCGGGGACGAGCACCCCGCCAAGCACGACCTGTCCAGCCTGCGGCTGTTGGGGACGGTCGGGGAGCCGATCAACCCCGAGGCCTGGATGTGGTTCCGGCGGGTGATCGGCGGGGATCGCTGCCCGATCGTCGACACCTGGTGGCAGACGGAGACCGGCGGCATCATGTTGACGACGCTGCCGGGCGTGCACGACGCGAAACCGGGGGCGGCCGGCGTGCCGTTCTTCGGGGTCGAGCCGGCCATCGTGGACGTCGAGGGGCGCGAGGTGCCCGACGACGAGGGCGGCTACCTGGTGCTGAAGCGTCCCTGGCCGTCGATGTTGCGCACCGTGTACGGCGACGACGACCGCTACCGCAACCAGTACTGGAGCGAGATCCCGCACGTCTACTTCGCCGGGGACGGCGCCCGCAAGGACCGCGACGGCTACCACTGGATCATGGGGCGCGTCGACGACGTCGTGAACGTCTCCGGGCACCGCTTGGGGACGATGGAGGTCGAGTCGGCGCTGGTGGCGCACGAGGCGGTCGCGGAGGCCGCGGTCGTCGGGCGGCCCGACGAGGTCAAGGGGCAGGGGATCGTCGCGTTCGTGACGCTCGAGGGGACGCGGCAGGGCGACGACGCGCTCCGCGACGCGCTCCGTGCGCACGTCGGGCGTCAGATCGGGGGGATCGCCAAGCCGGACGCGATCCACTTCGCCGACGCGCTCCCCAAGACGCGGTCGGGCAAGATCATGCGGAGGCTGTTGCGCAGCGTCGCGTCGGGGGAGGACGTCGCCGGCGACGTCAGTACCCTCGAGGACCGCACGGTCGTCGACAAGCTGCTGCAGGGGTCGTAG